In Terriglobia bacterium, a single genomic region encodes these proteins:
- a CDS encoding ATP-binding protein, with protein sequence MSSESGAFNDVPRTARGHLGILFYEAAYCLICYLQNRARASGKDLKQVLDDLPFLAAYWNEIRDRLPKGVISDATDAELAKEIEQWEGGTGAWLPLKALRQETSLDRDGLLCLVLCGLVEEDARFADLFARLQQPAGHRRPTLGLLQAVLQARQADTLEEAWNLCRPLLESGMLQAVNRDAPRSEWMLCVPASLWSALRGEPTSQPIPGSHYHEPGRFPPVEELIVPVRELNRLTELGPLLETGITRTLVLRGLPGSNRLETVGSVARSLGRGLLEMDGSRSGSNDDWSIAGALCVLLHAVPVICLDLGPGETFAIPALCGYRGPIAVAMGREGGLTGTSAERSLTLHLHPETASERLRHWQRSLDGHPAENLDQIASRFALPARYIRQAAQLAKSYAALERRSVITEVNVRQATRTISRQQLDPLATRLDEAGSWAHLVVTASTEHDLHSLQNRCRHREQLAAALSDDMPGGLNRGVRALFEGPSGTGKTLAARILATELGLELYRVDLAAIVNKYIGETEKNLSRVLGRAEDLDVVLLLDEGDALMARRTEVKSSHDRYANLETNYLLQRLETYTGIVIVTTNAGNYIDSAFRRRLDVVVKFHLPDADERWRLWQLHLARENSVESADLEQIALGFALTGGQIRNAAVHAQLLAVAGGRRGISLQDLKDAINLEYRKAGAALPAAGTHDIGSHEGRLSGFLTAIF encoded by the coding sequence GTGAGTAGCGAATCCGGCGCCTTCAACGATGTGCCTCGAACGGCTCGCGGTCACCTGGGAATACTGTTCTACGAAGCGGCTTACTGTCTCATTTGCTATCTGCAAAACAGGGCGAGAGCTTCAGGGAAGGACTTGAAGCAGGTTTTGGACGATCTACCATTCCTTGCCGCCTACTGGAATGAAATTCGCGACCGCCTGCCGAAGGGTGTTATATCAGATGCGACTGATGCGGAGCTTGCCAAAGAAATCGAGCAATGGGAGGGTGGCACTGGCGCATGGCTTCCACTGAAGGCGTTGCGCCAGGAGACCAGCCTGGATCGCGATGGTCTTTTGTGTCTGGTGCTGTGCGGATTGGTAGAGGAAGACGCGCGCTTCGCCGACCTGTTCGCAAGATTGCAGCAGCCGGCAGGTCACCGGCGTCCGACCCTCGGGCTTCTCCAGGCCGTGCTCCAGGCTCGCCAAGCAGACACTTTAGAAGAAGCGTGGAATCTCTGCCGTCCGTTGCTGGAGTCCGGGATGCTGCAGGCCGTCAATCGTGATGCGCCCCGCTCCGAGTGGATGTTGTGCGTGCCAGCGTCGCTGTGGAGCGCCTTGCGCGGTGAACCGACCAGCCAGCCAATTCCCGGCTCGCATTATCACGAACCTGGCAGGTTTCCGCCGGTAGAGGAACTGATTGTCCCTGTCCGCGAATTGAACCGGCTTACTGAGCTGGGGCCGCTATTGGAGACCGGTATAACGCGCACACTGGTCCTGCGGGGCCTCCCCGGAAGCAATCGGCTCGAGACAGTTGGAAGCGTTGCGCGCTCTCTTGGCCGCGGATTGTTGGAGATGGATGGATCGAGATCAGGCAGCAACGATGACTGGTCCATCGCGGGGGCGCTTTGCGTGTTGTTGCATGCCGTCCCCGTCATTTGCCTCGATCTTGGACCGGGAGAAACTTTCGCAATCCCTGCGCTGTGCGGCTATCGCGGTCCAATCGCAGTGGCCATGGGCCGGGAAGGTGGCCTCACTGGCACTAGTGCTGAGCGGTCCCTGACCCTGCACCTGCACCCGGAAACGGCCAGCGAACGATTGCGTCATTGGCAGCGCAGCTTGGATGGCCATCCTGCGGAGAACCTGGATCAAATCGCCTCCCGCTTTGCGCTTCCCGCGCGCTACATTCGGCAGGCGGCACAACTGGCAAAAAGTTACGCGGCACTTGAGCGCCGCTCTGTGATTACAGAGGTGAATGTCCGCCAGGCGACCCGCACCATCAGCCGCCAACAATTGGATCCGCTGGCTACCCGCCTTGACGAGGCCGGGAGCTGGGCGCATCTCGTAGTGACGGCATCCACGGAACACGACTTGCACTCCCTGCAGAATCGCTGCCGTCATCGTGAACAACTGGCGGCCGCATTGAGCGACGATATGCCGGGAGGATTGAATCGAGGCGTGCGCGCCTTGTTTGAAGGTCCCAGTGGCACGGGCAAGACGCTCGCCGCGCGCATTCTGGCTACTGAATTGGGTCTGGAACTGTATCGCGTGGACCTGGCGGCCATCGTCAACAAATATATTGGTGAAACGGAGAAGAACCTGAGCCGTGTGCTGGGGCGCGCGGAAGATCTGGATGTCGTGCTGCTTCTGGATGAGGGCGACGCACTCATGGCCCGCCGCACCGAAGTCAAGTCTTCCCACGACCGCTATGCCAACCTGGAGACTAATTATCTGCTGCAACGACTTGAGACCTACACCGGCATCGTAATCGTGACCACCAATGCGGGCAACTACATTGATAGCGCTTTCCGGCGGCGTTTGGATGTGGTCGTGAAATTCCATTTGCCTGACGCCGACGAGCGCTGGCGTTTGTGGCAGCTTCACTTGGCGCGGGAGAATTCTGTCGAGTCCGCGGACCTGGAGCAGATTGCGCTGGGGTTCGCATTGACGGGTGGGCAGATTCGTAACGCCGCAGTACACGCTCAGCTCCTTGCCGTTGCAGGAGGGCGCCGAGGGATCTCGCTACAGGACCTCAAGGACGCCATCAACCTTGAGTACCGCAAAGCAGGAGCCGCCCTTCCTGCCGCCGGGACGCATGACATCGGTAGTCATGAAGGCCGGTTGTCTGGTTTCCTGACGGCAATTTTTTAG
- a CDS encoding IPT/TIG domain-containing protein has product MAPIANHVKQGDLILSSLINLVLDKISSIDDRVSALEGGISSSSGAVVITGLSPAGPIQVGQTLTVSGRNFGFSIGAQQVFIDTVQVNAFQAGSSDQQLVFIIPTTIADVPAQGRSATLSIGNGILPPAKQTIFLLPAFTLTGGVDVNYVGPITGSITPGQAATFQFTLKSQASLNATFAISPVVTGPPNAAAFNANLQVLDENKAVNTAKTVQLFAGQQKTFYVSINPVPLGSSGSFALAVNASAGTVAGSSGSQTLTVGQAGPTPDTTITLNFSSAIFLPAGNGSATPSQLQLKSGAQAKLSFQTVFTVAGTYDVTAVVTSGTNWSAGLFAQTTVTPVVITAADLNNASNAANRLLDFLVAPNAGASASGKIEFRVKNQAVSTQRAYSMDLVLMP; this is encoded by the coding sequence ATGGCACCAATAGCTAACCATGTGAAGCAGGGCGATCTGATTCTTTCCAGCCTGATCAATCTTGTGCTCGACAAGATCAGCTCCATTGACGACCGGGTCTCCGCCTTGGAAGGAGGGATCAGCTCTTCCAGTGGGGCGGTCGTGATCACCGGACTTTCCCCAGCCGGTCCGATCCAGGTTGGTCAAACGCTTACCGTTTCCGGACGGAATTTCGGGTTCTCCATTGGCGCTCAGCAGGTGTTCATTGACACAGTTCAGGTGAACGCATTCCAGGCAGGATCGAGCGATCAACAACTGGTTTTCATAATCCCCACGACTATCGCGGACGTCCCGGCTCAGGGCAGGTCCGCCACACTCTCGATTGGCAATGGCATCCTGCCCCCAGCCAAGCAGACCATTTTCCTCTTGCCGGCGTTCACCCTCACGGGAGGGGTGGATGTTAACTATGTGGGCCCGATTACAGGCTCCATTACGCCCGGTCAAGCAGCCACTTTTCAGTTCACGCTTAAGTCGCAGGCCAGCCTCAACGCCACGTTCGCCATTTCGCCGGTGGTCACAGGACCCCCAAACGCAGCCGCCTTTAACGCCAATCTTCAAGTGCTGGACGAGAACAAGGCGGTCAATACAGCAAAGACGGTCCAGCTCTTTGCCGGCCAGCAGAAAACGTTCTATGTCAGTATCAATCCTGTTCCTTTAGGGTCCAGCGGTTCATTCGCTTTGGCGGTCAACGCTTCCGCGGGAACCGTAGCAGGGAGCTCGGGCTCCCAGACATTGACTGTGGGGCAGGCGGGTCCGACGCCCGATACCACCATAACTTTGAATTTCTCCAGCGCCATTTTCCTGCCTGCTGGGAATGGCTCAGCCACCCCAAGTCAGCTCCAACTCAAATCCGGCGCTCAAGCGAAGCTGTCGTTCCAAACCGTCTTTACCGTAGCTGGAACTTACGATGTCACGGCTGTGGTGACGTCCGGAACCAACTGGTCAGCCGGCTTGTTCGCTCAAACCACGGTGACACCGGTTGTGATCACTGCTGCCGATCTGAACAACGCCAGTAATGCTGCCAACCGCTTACTGGATTTTCTGGTTGCGCCCAACGCCGGCGCTAGTGCGTCGGGGAAGATCGAATTCCGAGTCAAGAATCAGGCAGTCAGCACGCAGCGCGCCTACTCCATGGATCTCGTGCTCATGCCCTAG
- a CDS encoding prolipoprotein diacylglyceryl transferase, with amino-acid sequence MSPAEQSLVFAMPWYLTSLSVELVWSAALLVALACALLSARRSGLDPRDVYWASVLGLLFGVWGGHLLGIVYYGTDGRPWAWIRFWSGGQAQYGGLITGALATALFLKARRLRFLSFADAMAPAVALGIAVGRIGCFLNGDDFGTVSHLPWAVRFPAGTEAYADQFVRGWVTSADQWSLPVHPVQLYCTVFWLALAFALARWWPAQRGLRFGAFLIAHGSGRMLEQLFRGDFRPALGPLSLTQVISVGLIFVGACIWLRQRGTVKAEGKESRVLLPST; translated from the coding sequence ATGTCGCCGGCGGAACAATCTTTGGTCTTCGCGATGCCGTGGTACCTGACGAGCCTTAGCGTAGAGCTTGTCTGGTCCGCGGCGCTGCTTGTCGCGCTCGCCTGTGCTTTGCTGTCTGCCCGGAGATCGGGCCTTGACCCGCGCGATGTGTACTGGGCCAGTGTGCTGGGTCTATTGTTCGGGGTTTGGGGCGGCCATCTGCTCGGGATAGTTTACTACGGCACGGACGGTCGCCCATGGGCTTGGATTCGCTTCTGGTCGGGAGGTCAAGCCCAATATGGAGGTCTCATCACCGGGGCTTTGGCTACCGCCCTCTTCCTCAAGGCCCGCAGGCTGCGATTCCTTTCTTTTGCCGACGCCATGGCGCCGGCCGTGGCGCTCGGCATTGCTGTCGGTCGCATTGGTTGTTTTCTGAATGGCGACGATTTCGGCACTGTCTCGCATCTGCCATGGGCGGTGCGATTTCCAGCCGGGACAGAAGCCTATGCGGACCAGTTCGTTCGTGGCTGGGTCACATCGGCAGACCAATGGTCGTTGCCGGTTCATCCCGTCCAGCTTTATTGCACGGTTTTCTGGCTGGCTCTGGCATTTGCGCTGGCACGGTGGTGGCCCGCTCAACGTGGGCTGCGATTTGGCGCCTTTCTGATTGCTCACGGCAGCGGCCGAATGCTGGAACAACTTTTTCGCGGCGATTTCCGGCCTGCACTCGGCCCGCTGTCCCTTACGCAAGTGATCAGCGTGGGGCTCATTTTCGTCGGCGCGTGCATTTGGTTGAGACAACGGGGGACCGTAAAAGCGGAGGGGAAAGAGTCGCGCGTCTTGTTGCCGAGCACCTAA
- a CDS encoding DUF4157 domain-containing protein — translation MSETQRLSKPKDKSHVAPPAAAAEPTRASVARSPAWASAPAGAPFALGGVQRKVAIGASNDAYERQADQVAGRVASGGTVPPGSISPIAPAFSGPVSRQAKPAEKKKDDALATPPVQRVAKPEEKRKNEKPAAAPVQREVKPEDSKKDPKAAGARVQRQTKPEEKKKDTKPAPSIQRAAKPEEKKKDDKPPAPIQRQAKPEEKKKDEKPAAAPVQRAAKPEEKRKDDKPASPPVHRAAKPEEKKKDDKPPAPVQREIRPEDKKKEETPGTLPIQRADLEGEESANGPVQTSRAGGGRAAAAPSMESAAAHAISTKGPGEPLNSATRGALESGMGTGLSDVRIHNDSSAQQAASDLNARAFTHQNDIWLGPGESQSDTRLMAHEAAHVVQQTGSVHRMLVQRAEVKTADKGGADDPKTGIVKPDKKTITFDEIEIPSFKAKDHRGEAYEAHKPLIRKRDYQRGEPKQRDKWKNEVKTAEIAKQLKAKAEPTNKGLPQATSEYVFKVPTRGKGGKPFAIGTIDEIAKEMTIPYWGGKGKTPETKFFDVDHIVELQLANWNGKAGWPNELPNMELLESGPNRSSGSLIANAIDKKVAAYLKKLNAAGAQASSKDKEAKAKGAKGKGSKQDKSGVEQIKQEYDLIFEKATGKGGPTVGPASYWKQDQIEKGEHLGPVEPSSLDEIAGKGKVLIFPGEHGGVGKSFSWTEKDDKANEPRSPEGKYEPNWLKPFVITEKKFATSGEGVEKSDKLGHLTIHIPKNAKWKEQEEHPLDIMRIPGARYAGYVNAYAVRRQAEKIEKKGASPLKVNEFEILPDEGIHVSGQLITDIPLIKGAGIDLELRGDEFRISKTFKVGEFKVPKPFSVTNSSLTVFASTEKQLGIEGEANFAIDKVGEGYLKGGASGGGFNLAGGFEFDKKLFDDFRVDMRYEKDVFSVEGHLAIKEGKLKGVKSASFTIGYKEGRIDASGTVKPHIPAVEQGELTLSYSEAEGLVIAGSVELKKDVPGIAGGTLRAQVTKKPGEDRYIVKASGEATPKIPGISSKLMVSYDDGAFDATVTAGYEKGMLKGSVTVGATNRPVGDDGKPGEVPAAKADKITVYGGGSVTLKLAPWLQATAGIRFLPNGEVEVTGQIGLPSALNLFDEKKVDKSLFKINIDIPIFGLSVLGHHIGVFLEIGGGLDLSAGIGPGQLQDVNLGVKYNPAHEDETEVHGHAALHIPAHAGLRLFVSAALGAGIPIVDAKAGLELGGSLGVEGALHADVDVDWTPKKGLVLDANAEIYAEPKFKFDITGFVLVEVDLLFTTKTLYEKRWELAALEYGSGLRFGMKLPVHYEEGKPFNISLSDIQFEKPDIDPMATLKGLFDKIV, via the coding sequence ATGAGTGAGACGCAACGTCTCAGCAAACCGAAGGATAAATCGCATGTCGCGCCTCCGGCCGCGGCGGCTGAGCCCACTCGCGCCAGCGTGGCTCGCTCCCCTGCGTGGGCGTCGGCGCCCGCCGGCGCACCCTTCGCTCTGGGTGGCGTGCAAAGGAAAGTTGCAATCGGCGCCAGCAATGATGCCTACGAACGCCAGGCCGACCAGGTTGCCGGCCGTGTGGCCAGCGGCGGTACCGTGCCCCCGGGAAGTATTTCTCCCATTGCTCCAGCGTTTTCGGGTCCAGTGAGCCGGCAGGCTAAGCCGGCAGAAAAGAAGAAGGACGATGCGCTTGCCACTCCGCCCGTACAGCGGGTCGCCAAGCCAGAAGAGAAAAGGAAAAACGAGAAACCTGCTGCCGCGCCGGTGCAGCGCGAAGTGAAGCCGGAGGACAGTAAGAAAGACCCCAAGGCGGCAGGAGCGCGAGTGCAGCGCCAGACCAAGCCCGAGGAGAAGAAGAAAGACACCAAGCCAGCTCCCTCAATTCAGCGCGCTGCCAAGCCGGAAGAAAAGAAAAAAGACGACAAGCCGCCAGCCCCAATTCAGCGTCAGGCAAAGCCCGAAGAAAAGAAGAAGGATGAGAAACCGGCGGCGGCTCCAGTGCAGCGTGCGGCTAAGCCAGAGGAAAAGAGGAAGGACGACAAGCCAGCTTCTCCTCCGGTCCATCGCGCGGCCAAGCCGGAAGAAAAGAAGAAAGACGACAAGCCGCCAGCCCCGGTCCAGCGTGAAATCCGGCCAGAAGACAAGAAGAAAGAAGAGACACCAGGAACTCTCCCCATCCAGCGCGCCGACCTGGAGGGCGAGGAGTCAGCAAATGGGCCAGTTCAGACAAGCCGGGCGGGGGGAGGACGCGCGGCGGCGGCCCCGTCTATGGAAAGCGCAGCCGCCCATGCCATTTCCACCAAGGGCCCAGGTGAACCGCTGAATTCGGCAACCCGCGGCGCCCTGGAGTCGGGCATGGGGACGGGCCTAAGCGATGTCCGCATTCACAACGATAGCTCCGCTCAGCAGGCTGCCAGTGACCTCAACGCCCGCGCGTTCACGCACCAGAATGACATTTGGCTGGGTCCGGGAGAGTCGCAGTCCGACACTCGCTTGATGGCCCACGAAGCCGCACACGTAGTGCAGCAAACAGGAAGTGTGCACCGGATGTTGGTGCAGAGGGCAGAAGTAAAGACCGCAGATAAGGGCGGCGCAGATGACCCCAAAACCGGCATCGTCAAACCTGACAAGAAGACGATCACATTCGACGAAATTGAAATCCCTTCCTTCAAAGCAAAAGACCATCGTGGCGAGGCCTATGAAGCCCACAAGCCACTGATCCGAAAGCGCGACTACCAGAGAGGCGAACCAAAACAGAGAGACAAATGGAAAAATGAGGTAAAAACTGCCGAAATTGCCAAACAGCTAAAAGCAAAGGCAGAACCAACGAACAAAGGGCTTCCCCAAGCAACGTCAGAGTACGTGTTCAAAGTGCCGACCCGAGGTAAAGGCGGAAAGCCCTTCGCAATTGGCACAATCGACGAGATCGCCAAAGAGATGACGATACCCTATTGGGGAGGGAAAGGCAAAACTCCGGAAACAAAGTTTTTCGATGTCGATCATATCGTGGAACTCCAGTTGGCTAACTGGAATGGAAAAGCAGGCTGGCCGAACGAGTTGCCAAATATGGAGCTTCTCGAGAGCGGTCCGAACCGTTCTTCGGGCAGCCTTATAGCCAACGCCATCGATAAAAAGGTGGCAGCCTACCTCAAGAAACTCAATGCTGCTGGTGCACAAGCCAGCTCCAAAGACAAGGAAGCAAAAGCTAAGGGCGCAAAGGGCAAAGGCTCCAAGCAGGACAAATCTGGCGTTGAGCAGATCAAGCAGGAGTATGACCTGATTTTCGAGAAAGCTACAGGAAAGGGTGGGCCAACCGTCGGCCCAGCCAGCTATTGGAAGCAGGACCAGATCGAAAAGGGTGAGCATCTTGGCCCCGTCGAGCCCTCAAGCCTGGATGAAATTGCTGGTAAAGGTAAGGTGCTCATTTTCCCTGGCGAGCACGGCGGTGTGGGCAAGAGTTTTTCCTGGACAGAAAAAGACGACAAAGCCAACGAGCCGCGGTCTCCCGAAGGCAAGTACGAACCCAATTGGTTAAAGCCCTTTGTCATAACGGAGAAGAAATTTGCGACCTCTGGCGAAGGAGTCGAAAAGAGCGACAAGCTAGGTCACTTAACGATTCACATTCCCAAAAATGCGAAGTGGAAGGAACAGGAAGAACATCCCCTCGACATCATGCGCATACCGGGCGCGCGGTATGCCGGGTATGTCAATGCGTATGCGGTTAGGAGGCAGGCGGAAAAGATCGAGAAAAAGGGCGCGAGTCCTCTCAAGGTCAATGAGTTCGAGATCCTGCCCGACGAGGGCATACATGTCAGCGGGCAACTTATTACGGATATTCCCCTCATCAAGGGAGCAGGAATCGACCTTGAACTGCGAGGCGACGAGTTCCGAATCTCCAAGACCTTCAAGGTTGGCGAGTTTAAGGTCCCCAAACCCTTCTCTGTAACAAATTCCTCTCTGACCGTCTTTGCCTCAACCGAAAAACAATTGGGAATCGAAGGTGAAGCCAACTTCGCCATCGACAAAGTGGGCGAAGGCTACCTGAAAGGGGGGGCTAGCGGCGGCGGCTTCAACTTGGCTGGCGGCTTCGAGTTTGACAAGAAGCTGTTCGATGACTTCCGAGTGGACATGAGGTACGAGAAAGATGTCTTCAGTGTCGAGGGACACCTTGCCATCAAGGAGGGGAAGCTAAAAGGCGTTAAGTCCGCGAGTTTCACTATCGGTTACAAAGAAGGACGGATCGACGCGTCGGGTACGGTCAAGCCACATATTCCCGCAGTCGAGCAAGGAGAACTGACTCTCAGTTACTCGGAGGCCGAGGGCCTGGTCATCGCGGGGTCGGTTGAACTAAAAAAAGACGTTCCGGGCATTGCTGGTGGCACGCTACGGGCGCAAGTCACAAAGAAACCAGGCGAAGACCGCTACATCGTCAAAGCCAGCGGCGAGGCCACTCCAAAGATTCCCGGGATCAGCTCGAAGCTGATGGTCAGCTATGACGATGGTGCCTTCGACGCCACGGTGACAGCCGGATATGAGAAGGGAATGCTCAAAGGTTCCGTCACCGTGGGCGCGACCAACCGTCCGGTAGGTGACGACGGCAAACCCGGCGAAGTACCCGCCGCTAAGGCTGACAAGATCACCGTGTACGGCGGCGGTTCCGTCACCCTCAAGCTTGCGCCATGGTTGCAAGCTACTGCCGGCATTCGTTTTCTGCCGAACGGCGAAGTCGAAGTCACGGGACAGATCGGGTTACCCAGCGCACTCAACCTCTTCGATGAAAAGAAGGTTGACAAAAGCCTCTTCAAGATCAATATCGATATTCCAATCTTCGGATTGTCGGTGCTCGGGCACCATATCGGCGTATTCCTGGAAATCGGGGGTGGTCTGGACTTGAGCGCCGGTATCGGACCTGGCCAGTTGCAAGATGTCAATCTGGGCGTCAAGTACAATCCCGCGCACGAAGATGAAACTGAGGTCCACGGCCACGCGGCGTTACATATTCCTGCGCACGCCGGCCTACGGCTGTTTGTGAGTGCCGCGCTTGGAGCGGGCATTCCGATCGTCGATGCCAAAGCTGGGCTTGAGTTGGGTGGATCTCTTGGCGTTGAAGGCGCGCTTCACGCCGATGTGGACGTTGATTGGACTCCGAAAAAAGGTCTCGTGCTGGATGCCAATGCTGAGATATATGCCGAGCCCAAGTTCAAGTTTGATATCACCGGCTTTGTACTGGTGGAGGTCGATCTATTGTTCACGACCAAGACGCTATACGAGAAGAGATGGGAACTGGCCGCGCTCGAATACGGTTCGGGTTTGCGGTTTGGAATGAAATTACC